From Leptospira stimsonii, the proteins below share one genomic window:
- a CDS encoding 3-deoxy-D-manno-octulosonic acid transferase, which yields MIFLYQILTIFLRIFIVPLAYLFPSGRIFFQKRNKDRKRILSKSFETNAKKVIWQHAASVGELDQCRALALEFRKKEPSTFLLQSVFSESVRDSQLEAFPADETFRLPIDTPFGYDWIFEHFHPKVLVLMAWDTWPNLILSAKKFGTKVVLGSAVIGSRKNGFLGMLTKAVFRNLSGVYPSHESFYEPFRSLVPERIPVKVLGDTRFDTVLKKIEDTKKEFVRPKNYPYSKIILFASTYEPCEELLVSFYKLAKEKQPDLLNEFAFWIFPHKTSPERITSIEHRLQDAKMEYQTWTSTPYEKMNTQTIVFDVLGILAFAYQAVDFAYVGGAIHNRVHNVLEPATFGLPLMTGKKISNSPEAMILKQTGGLFVVSEPQDILNIVNFPSTEIEKIRKHNSNFVKQGRGAAERLFEEISKL from the coding sequence ATGATTTTTCTCTATCAAATCCTGACGATCTTTCTTCGAATCTTTATCGTCCCTCTTGCGTATCTATTTCCTTCGGGAAGAATTTTTTTCCAAAAACGAAACAAGGATCGAAAGAGAATTCTTTCAAAATCTTTTGAAACGAACGCAAAAAAAGTGATCTGGCAACACGCCGCTTCCGTGGGAGAATTGGATCAGTGCCGCGCGTTGGCCTTGGAGTTTCGCAAAAAGGAACCTTCGACTTTTTTGCTTCAGTCCGTTTTTTCCGAAAGCGTTCGAGATTCTCAACTCGAAGCGTTTCCAGCAGATGAAACCTTTCGGCTTCCGATCGACACTCCTTTCGGTTACGACTGGATTTTCGAACACTTCCATCCTAAGGTTCTCGTTTTGATGGCTTGGGACACTTGGCCGAATCTCATTCTTTCCGCAAAAAAATTCGGAACGAAGGTCGTCTTGGGTTCTGCGGTCATAGGAAGTCGAAAGAATGGTTTTTTGGGAATGTTGACAAAGGCGGTTTTTCGGAACCTAAGCGGCGTTTATCCTTCTCACGAAAGTTTTTACGAGCCCTTTCGCTCCCTTGTTCCGGAAAGAATTCCCGTAAAAGTTTTAGGCGATACACGGTTCGATACGGTTCTAAAAAAAATAGAGGATACAAAAAAGGAATTTGTAAGACCTAAAAATTATCCATATTCGAAAATCATACTATTTGCATCCACTTACGAACCTTGCGAGGAACTCCTCGTATCCTTCTACAAACTCGCGAAAGAAAAACAACCGGATTTGTTAAACGAATTCGCATTTTGGATTTTTCCGCACAAAACTTCTCCCGAAAGGATCACTTCGATTGAACATCGCTTGCAGGACGCAAAGATGGAATACCAGACTTGGACCTCGACTCCGTATGAAAAGATGAATACTCAGACGATCGTCTTCGACGTTTTGGGAATTCTTGCCTTCGCTTACCAAGCGGTGGACTTTGCCTATGTGGGGGGTGCGATCCACAACCGGGTTCATAACGTTCTCGAACCGGCGACGTTCGGCCTTCCTCTGATGACTGGGAAAAAAATTTCTAATTCTCCAGAGGCGATGATCTTAAAACAAACTGGCGGTTTGTTTGTTGTATCAGAGCCCCAGGATATATTAAATATTGTGAATTTTCCTTCGACTGAAATCGAGAAGATCAGAAAACACAACTCGAATTTCGTAAAACAAGGACGAGGCGCGGCGGAAAGACTTTTTGAAGAGATTTCTAAGTTGTAG